Proteins co-encoded in one Sporosarcina sp. FSL K6-1522 genomic window:
- the brnQ gene encoding branched-chain amino acid transport system II carrier protein, with amino-acid sequence MSLQKNFVIGLMLFALFLGAGNIIFPPLLGQMAGDELFVAMIGFLITGVGLPLIAVLAIANSGGSLQTIASRVHPLFGAVFTMVIYMAIGPFFGIPRTATVSYEIGIVPFLPESISTANWPLALFTIVFFAITVALALNPAKLVDRIGKVLTPILFIVIGALAVKSIVTPIGEIGLPQGDYVTQPFFRSFVEGYLTMDVIAALVFGIVVINALKAEGVTERPAVMKAMIFAGIVAAIGMALVYVSLAYIGATSIDAIGIQQNGGTVLALASTVLYGSLGTTILALTIIFACLTTSIGLVSACAQFFVQLLPQYSYKTFIFIFAGFSALVANVGLTQLISFSVPVLLMIYPLAIVLMLMSFVDKLFGRAPIVYILALLATVFVSIFDGLKGAGIDVKPVTSVLKHLPLYEQQIGWLVPAIVGALIGVILIPFTKRRA; translated from the coding sequence TTGTCTTTACAAAAGAATTTCGTAATCGGGCTTATGCTTTTCGCTTTGTTCCTCGGTGCGGGTAATATTATTTTCCCACCACTTCTCGGACAAATGGCGGGCGACGAACTTTTCGTTGCCATGATTGGATTTCTCATCACTGGGGTTGGCCTCCCGCTCATTGCAGTCCTTGCGATTGCCAACTCAGGTGGAAGTCTACAAACAATTGCTAGCCGGGTTCATCCTCTTTTTGGGGCTGTATTTACGATGGTCATCTATATGGCAATCGGACCTTTTTTCGGGATTCCACGGACGGCCACAGTATCCTATGAAATTGGGATTGTTCCTTTTCTACCCGAATCGATTTCAACTGCTAACTGGCCACTCGCCCTATTCACAATCGTCTTTTTCGCCATTACGGTAGCGCTCGCGCTAAATCCTGCGAAACTTGTCGATCGTATCGGGAAAGTGCTAACTCCCATCCTATTTATTGTGATTGGAGCACTTGCAGTGAAAAGCATCGTTACACCTATCGGGGAAATCGGATTACCACAAGGCGATTATGTCACACAGCCATTTTTCCGTAGTTTTGTAGAAGGCTATTTGACAATGGATGTCATTGCGGCACTCGTTTTCGGAATTGTCGTGATTAACGCGTTAAAAGCAGAAGGCGTAACCGAAAGACCTGCGGTTATGAAAGCGATGATTTTCGCTGGAATCGTTGCAGCAATTGGAATGGCACTCGTCTATGTCTCACTTGCTTATATTGGCGCAACAAGTATCGACGCAATTGGCATTCAACAAAATGGCGGAACGGTTCTTGCACTCGCTTCAACTGTTTTATATGGTTCTCTTGGGACAACGATTCTCGCCCTTACCATCATTTTCGCTTGCTTAACCACATCGATTGGACTTGTATCTGCGTGTGCACAATTTTTCGTACAACTGCTACCGCAGTATTCCTATAAGACTTTTATTTTCATCTTTGCGGGCTTCAGTGCGCTCGTTGCAAATGTTGGATTGACACAGCTTATTTCATTTTCAGTACCTGTGCTATTGATGATTTATCCACTTGCGATTGTCTTAATGCTCATGTCATTCGTAGACAAACTATTCGGAAGAGCGCCAATTGTCTATATTTTAGCACTCCTTGCAACTGTGTTCGTCAGTATTTTTGACGGGCTGAAAGGAGCTGGCATTGACGTCAAGCCGGTCACTTCCGTACTCAAACATCTACCACTCTACGAACAGCAGATTGGTTGGCTCGTTCCCGCAATTGTCGGGGCACTTATCGGGGTTATCCTTATCCCGTTTACTAAAAGACGAGCATAG
- a CDS encoding DUF5643 domain-containing protein, with protein MPVSTKTNTKLVTVNHRQESGGFTLSVPDLKISPAGVLLTFDKVYTESETNDLLTQYIDFKVVDDAGNELAFQTGDSFGETVDGQMHWSDSGLYDPIKDKVKTLTITPYMTIPRSLTEMDEEDNEVEIDIKRYRDKGITFDSFTVEIP; from the coding sequence ATACCTGTCAGTACGAAAACCAATACGAAGCTTGTCACAGTCAATCATCGGCAAGAGAGTGGGGGCTTTACGCTAAGCGTACCTGATTTGAAAATAAGCCCGGCAGGTGTACTGCTTACATTCGATAAGGTCTATACAGAGTCGGAAACGAATGATTTGTTAACGCAATATATTGACTTCAAAGTAGTTGATGATGCGGGAAATGAATTGGCTTTTCAAACAGGTGATAGCTTTGGGGAGACGGTAGATGGACAAATGCATTGGTCTGATAGCGGGCTTTATGATCCGATTAAAGACAAAGTGAAAACATTGACGATTACGCCTTATATGACCATACCGAGAAGCCTAACGGAAATGGACGAAGAGGACAATGAAGTCGAAATTGACATTAAGCGCTATCGAGACAAAGGCATCACGTTTGACAGTTTCACAGTGGAAATTCCATAA
- a CDS encoding glucose 1-dehydrogenase — protein sequence MTRLQDKVAFITGGASGMGEMMVKLFVAQGAKVIAADINTEALQAKWEDVENVDYVKLNVTDDENWKEAVKTAADKFGKLDILVNCAGISTEKTMDEITIQDWQRIHDINGYGTYAGMRAVVPHMKEAGQGSIVNIASYTALVGMGYNPYSGSKGSVRAISRAAAAEFGKDGIRVNAVFPGVIETPMVANLQSSAAALEGLIRMTPLNRLGQPEDVGNAVLFLASDEASYITGAELVIDGGFSAR from the coding sequence ATGACAAGATTACAAGATAAAGTAGCATTTATTACAGGTGGCGCATCCGGTATGGGTGAAATGATGGTGAAATTGTTTGTAGCTCAAGGTGCGAAAGTTATAGCTGCAGACATTAACACAGAAGCGCTTCAAGCTAAATGGGAAGATGTTGAAAATGTTGACTATGTAAAATTGAATGTAACAGACGATGAAAACTGGAAAGAGGCTGTAAAAACGGCAGCTGATAAATTCGGTAAGCTTGATATTCTTGTCAACTGTGCAGGCATCTCTACTGAAAAAACAATGGACGAAATTACAATACAAGATTGGCAACGTATTCACGACATTAACGGATATGGTACATACGCGGGTATGCGTGCCGTAGTTCCTCACATGAAGGAAGCTGGACAAGGTTCAATCGTTAATATTGCTTCTTATACAGCGCTAGTTGGTATGGGTTACAATCCATATTCTGGATCTAAAGGTTCAGTTCGTGCGATTTCACGTGCAGCAGCGGCAGAGTTCGGTAAAGATGGAATCCGCGTAAACGCAGTATTCCCAGGTGTTATCGAAACGCCAATGGTTGCGAACTTGCAGTCCTCTGCAGCGGCACTTGAGGGCTTGATCAGAATGACGCCACTTAATCGTCTTGGACAACCAGAAGATGTTGGTAACGCAGTACTATTCCTAGCATCAGACGAAGCATCATACATTACAGGTGCAGAGCTTGTTATTGACGGCGGATTTTCTGCTCGATAA
- a CDS encoding SulP family inorganic anion transporter translates to MFKDHRYLHYNVAGFRKDLIAGITVGIVAIPLGMAFAIASGVKPEYGLYTTIIAGLLVALLGGSRYQIAGPTGAFIPILLAIVLQYGYEDLLIAGFLAGIFLLIMSFLGVSNLIHFVPRSVTIGFTTGIAVIIFTGQLGNFFGLTGLDKKEFFHENMIDLAKQFHTVNLFSILTAVIGLLVIFILPKIAPRIPLLLVALLIPTLISIFLFPGKVETIGTAFGGIPNTLPSFQFPQITLSKLVTLWQPALVIAALGAIESLLSAVVADGMANSEKHHSKRELFGQGIANIITPLFGGIPATGAIARTATNIRSGAVSPISGVVQSLFVLAFLLLFAPYASYIPLAAMAPILMSVAWNMSARKTFVHILSIRSGDSLVLLTTFLLTIFIDLTIAVQVGILLAALSFLKKMSGKLELKAAKLSDVEIAKFSQGDHSTLAKYIVEGPIFFGTAKVFEDRYPPLLASTAKRIILDMEHLSVIDATGEASLFALLDDAEKKGIQIIIKRLPKEKLSLFKKSGLYDKIGKENFFM, encoded by the coding sequence ATGTTCAAGGATCATCGATATCTTCATTATAACGTAGCGGGTTTTCGCAAGGATTTAATTGCGGGGATTACTGTTGGAATTGTAGCCATTCCGCTTGGGATGGCTTTTGCAATTGCCTCAGGTGTAAAACCCGAATACGGCTTGTATACAACCATCATTGCTGGGCTACTCGTTGCATTATTAGGTGGTTCGCGCTATCAAATTGCGGGACCGACCGGCGCTTTCATCCCGATATTGCTGGCTATTGTTCTGCAATATGGCTATGAAGATTTACTGATCGCCGGCTTTTTAGCAGGAATCTTCCTGCTCATTATGAGTTTTCTCGGCGTCAGCAATCTCATTCATTTCGTTCCTCGATCCGTAACGATTGGCTTTACGACAGGAATTGCTGTCATCATTTTCACAGGGCAGCTTGGCAATTTCTTTGGGCTTACAGGTCTGGATAAAAAAGAATTTTTCCATGAAAATATGATCGACCTCGCCAAGCAGTTCCATACGGTCAACTTGTTCAGTATTCTAACTGCCGTTATTGGGCTGCTGGTCATTTTTATCCTACCCAAAATCGCTCCGCGTATTCCATTACTACTCGTTGCGCTGCTCATTCCGACGCTTATTTCCATCTTTCTGTTCCCAGGTAAGGTTGAAACGATTGGAACTGCTTTCGGCGGCATTCCTAATACGTTACCGAGCTTCCAATTTCCACAAATCACCTTGTCGAAATTAGTAACGCTTTGGCAACCAGCACTTGTCATTGCAGCACTCGGTGCAATTGAATCCCTATTATCCGCGGTCGTAGCAGATGGCATGGCAAATAGCGAAAAGCATCATTCGAAACGAGAACTTTTTGGGCAAGGGATTGCCAATATCATCACGCCGCTATTCGGTGGCATCCCAGCGACAGGCGCCATTGCCCGAACAGCAACGAATATCCGCTCAGGTGCGGTCAGCCCGATTTCTGGCGTTGTACAAAGTCTGTTCGTTTTGGCCTTTCTACTCTTGTTTGCACCGTATGCGTCGTATATTCCGCTGGCAGCTATGGCGCCCATTCTTATGTCCGTCGCCTGGAATATGAGTGCTCGGAAAACATTCGTTCATATTTTATCCATCAGATCTGGTGACTCGCTTGTATTATTGACAACGTTTTTACTAACGATTTTTATCGATTTAACGATTGCCGTGCAAGTCGGTATTTTACTGGCAGCTCTTTCATTCCTGAAGAAAATGAGTGGTAAACTTGAATTGAAAGCCGCCAAACTGTCCGATGTTGAAATCGCCAAATTTAGCCAAGGCGATCACTCCACATTAGCGAAATATATCGTGGAAGGACCCATTTTCTTCGGTACAGCGAAAGTGTTTGAAGACCGTTATCCACCCCTTCTTGCATCTACAGCAAAACGCATTATCTTGGACATGGAACACCTATCTGTCATAGATGCGACCGGCGAGGCCTCACTCTTCGCCCTGTTAGACGATGCAGAAAAAAAGGGCATTCAAATTATTATTAAACGATTGCCGAAAGAAAAACTCTCCCTTTTCAAAAAGAGTGGTTTGTATGACAAGATTGGAAAGGAAAACTTTTTTATGTAA
- a CDS encoding DUF6366 family protein, protein MNHQHETPEEKRERLRQEELKMNPTGAVNDGLNRSTTGNLADVVGGLGLKGTGIVIVVLIIGYVLYKVFT, encoded by the coding sequence TTGAATCATCAACATGAAACACCTGAAGAAAAAAGAGAGCGGTTAAGGCAAGAAGAACTCAAAATGAATCCAACAGGTGCGGTTAATGATGGATTGAATCGGTCAACAACCGGTAATTTAGCAGATGTAGTTGGTGGTCTAGGTTTGAAAGGGACAGGTATAGTAATTGTCGTCTTAATCATTGGCTATGTTTTGTATAAGGTCTTTACTTAA
- a CDS encoding AraC family transcriptional regulator, with the protein MDLLKNMNDSMKYIEENLTNEIDFKIVARLAHCSEYHFKRMFSFLAGITLSEYIRRRRLSLAAFELNNSNIKIIDVSIKYGYSSPDSFTRAFQNLHGVTPSEARNNGQQLKAYPLMTFQLSIRGGNEMNYRIEQKEAFNIVGIMKRVPIIFEGENPEITAMWKSLTMEKIDQLKKLSNVEPKGMIQASTNFPEGRMEEKGEPNQYIGVATTQECSENFSKLEIPALTWAVFDSIGPFPSTLQETWGRIYSEWFPSSDYQAIEGPEILSIKSKDLTSPSVKSEIWIPVSKK; encoded by the coding sequence ATGGATTTGCTAAAAAATATGAATGATTCAATGAAGTATATTGAGGAGAACCTTACTAACGAGATAGACTTCAAAATCGTGGCAAGGTTAGCTCATTGTTCTGAATATCATTTTAAAAGAATGTTTTCTTTCCTTGCAGGAATTACGTTATCAGAATATATTCGCCGTAGACGACTTAGTTTAGCAGCATTTGAGCTTAACAATAGTAACATAAAAATAATTGATGTTTCAATTAAATATGGATACAGTTCACCGGACTCTTTTACTAGGGCTTTTCAAAATTTACATGGTGTAACACCGTCGGAGGCAAGAAATAATGGACAGCAATTAAAAGCCTATCCACTAATGACCTTTCAATTATCAATTAGAGGAGGAAATGAAATGAATTATCGAATTGAACAAAAAGAGGCATTTAACATAGTTGGTATTATGAAAAGGGTCCCGATTATTTTTGAAGGAGAAAATCCGGAAATTACAGCGATGTGGAAATCTTTGACTATGGAAAAAATAGATCAATTAAAAAAACTCTCTAATGTTGAACCTAAAGGAATGATTCAAGCATCTACAAACTTTCCTGAAGGCCGCATGGAAGAAAAAGGAGAGCCCAATCAGTATATAGGAGTAGCGACAACACAAGAATGCTCTGAAAACTTTTCAAAACTTGAAATCCCTGCCTTAACATGGGCTGTATTCGATTCAATAGGGCCTTTTCCTAGTACACTACAGGAAACTTGGGGAAGGATTTATTCTGAGTGGTTTCCATCTTCCGACTATCAAGCAATAGAAGGGCCTGAAATCTTGTCGATTAAAAGTAAAGATTTAACTTCACCATCAGTAAAAAGCGAAATTTGGATTCCAGTATCGAAAAAATAA
- a CDS encoding TRAP transporter permease, giving the protein MKAQPQIDAQEILEKYDKENQFRTQIGKWAWVVTFLGVALTVFHLYTGYFGTLPSQKQGAVHLGTALGIIFLLYPARKAWRNTQKKVPWYDVTLAFTAMYVTYHKIFFFDSILQSRVSGYSPLDIFISLLGVVLVLEATRRTVGLPIVLVASVAILYAIFGKYIPTQILSHPGFSIDRIGPNLWYRESGVFGTPIQISAKFIYLFLFFGVMLVNTPIGKFFNDLAFSLTGRFTGGTAKTAVVASALQGTVSGSSVGNTVATGSFTIPMMKKAGFKPEFAGATEAAASTGGQIMPPMMGAAAFIMMEYLGVSYATIMLAAVIPAILYFTGIFIGVHFEAKKLKILGLPKSQLPVFKDLILKNGYMLIPLVVIIVTIMSGFTPQRAALFGILAAFLVSLVRKDSRLNFRRIVYVLEQGGRVALPVIAAVATAGIIAGVVSITGLGAKFASGIIALSNGYLILALIFTMIACIVLGMGLPTTANYVVTATIAAPALINEFGVAPLAAHMFVFYFGIVADITPPVCLAAYAGAGIARANPFKTGVTAVKLAIAAFIIPYIFIYNPILVFVDVTILKLLFSVVTALLGMIGVSSAVIGYFIRHSRTWERFVLFGAGLMLIIPEVLSSGIGLVLIVLIWFIQKKRPEVDRDTKVLAV; this is encoded by the coding sequence ATGAAAGCTCAGCCGCAAATCGATGCACAAGAAATTCTGGAGAAGTATGATAAAGAGAATCAGTTTCGCACTCAAATTGGAAAATGGGCGTGGGTTGTAACATTTCTAGGCGTCGCACTGACAGTTTTTCATCTATATACAGGCTATTTTGGTACGCTCCCATCTCAAAAGCAGGGAGCAGTCCATCTCGGCACTGCTCTAGGAATTATATTTCTCCTCTATCCGGCAAGGAAAGCATGGAGAAATACGCAGAAAAAGGTTCCTTGGTATGATGTTACGCTCGCCTTTACAGCGATGTATGTAACCTATCATAAAATCTTTTTTTTCGACTCTATTTTGCAAAGTCGAGTTTCGGGATATAGCCCGCTTGATATTTTCATCTCGTTGCTTGGGGTTGTGCTTGTTCTTGAAGCAACGAGAAGAACAGTAGGACTGCCAATCGTTCTTGTTGCAAGTGTGGCAATCCTCTATGCAATTTTCGGGAAATACATTCCAACTCAAATTCTTTCACACCCCGGATTTTCGATTGACCGAATTGGACCGAATTTATGGTACCGAGAAAGTGGTGTGTTCGGAACGCCCATCCAGATTTCCGCGAAGTTCATCTATCTGTTTTTATTTTTTGGCGTCATGCTTGTGAATACACCAATCGGAAAGTTTTTCAATGATCTCGCCTTCTCCTTAACGGGACGCTTTACAGGGGGAACAGCAAAGACGGCTGTTGTGGCGAGTGCACTGCAAGGAACCGTTTCAGGAAGTTCAGTCGGGAATACGGTTGCTACCGGTTCTTTTACCATTCCGATGATGAAAAAAGCTGGATTTAAGCCGGAATTTGCGGGTGCAACAGAGGCTGCGGCTTCGACAGGTGGACAAATTATGCCGCCGATGATGGGCGCAGCGGCGTTCATCATGATGGAGTATCTCGGTGTGTCGTACGCAACAATTATGTTGGCGGCAGTCATTCCAGCCATTCTTTATTTTACAGGCATTTTTATCGGAGTCCATTTCGAGGCGAAAAAGTTGAAAATCTTGGGCTTGCCTAAATCGCAATTACCTGTTTTCAAGGATTTGATACTCAAAAATGGCTATATGCTTATTCCGCTTGTTGTGATTATCGTAACAATCATGTCGGGTTTTACGCCGCAGCGTGCAGCACTTTTCGGGATTCTTGCTGCATTTCTTGTTTCCTTGGTTCGAAAAGATTCGCGGTTGAATTTTCGGCGGATTGTCTATGTGCTTGAGCAAGGCGGGCGAGTTGCCTTACCGGTTATTGCAGCGGTTGCGACAGCTGGTATTATTGCCGGTGTCGTCAGTATCACGGGGCTTGGAGCGAAGTTCGCATCTGGCATTATTGCCCTGTCGAATGGTTATCTCATTCTTGCTCTTATTTTCACGATGATTGCTTGTATCGTCCTTGGGATGGGGCTTCCGACGACTGCGAATTACGTTGTCACCGCGACCATTGCTGCACCCGCACTGATCAATGAATTTGGAGTTGCTCCACTTGCTGCTCATATGTTCGTGTTCTATTTTGGCATCGTTGCAGACATTACTCCACCTGTTTGTCTCGCTGCATACGCAGGTGCTGGTATTGCCAGGGCAAATCCATTTAAGACTGGGGTGACAGCAGTTAAACTGGCAATCGCGGCGTTCATCATCCCTTATATCTTTATTTACAATCCGATTCTTGTCTTTGTAGATGTGACGATATTGAAACTGTTATTCAGTGTTGTGACAGCGTTACTTGGGATGATTGGCGTAAGTAGTGCGGTGATTGGTTATTTTATCCGTCATTCAAGAACTTGGGAGCGTTTCGTGTTGTTTGGAGCAGGGCTCATGCTAATTATCCCTGAAGTGTTGTCGAGTGGAATTGGCCTTGTGCTCATTGTCCTGATTTGGTTTATTCAAAAGAAAAGGCCTGAAGTTGATCGGGACACTAAAGTTCTTGCTGTATGA
- a CDS encoding TAXI family TRAP transporter solute-binding subunit, whose protein sequence is MKKKSLRGLFLPLFGVMLVLSACGGGAKNIAIGPAASETNNVSKLILEAYGIEDGDYKAFQEGFGDAADGVQDGNIDVSIGILGLPAASIESLQASAGDVKMLGLSDKAIAHIEENSGYRRLTIPKETYDFLTEDIETVTAYAILMGNTDTIDEELGYEIAKNMIESAGENTHAQAKQMILENALRGSEGLLIHPGAKRYYEEQGLTVDNKVAKLTADVSKRKKEFILGTGSQGGTYYPLGGEMANLWNKYIDGVNVTNTETGASVENLSTISEGHMDLGMSVHVPALQALNGEAEFKGNKVENAAFIGHIYPEVIQIVTREKTKIKSLDDVK, encoded by the coding sequence ATGAAGAAGAAAAGTTTACGTGGATTATTTTTACCTCTATTTGGAGTGATGCTTGTTTTATCGGCATGCGGCGGGGGAGCTAAAAATATCGCAATTGGACCGGCTGCGAGTGAAACGAATAATGTGTCCAAGCTAATTCTTGAGGCATATGGAATTGAAGATGGAGATTATAAAGCATTCCAAGAAGGATTTGGGGACGCGGCGGATGGTGTTCAAGATGGAAATATCGATGTGTCAATTGGGATTCTTGGACTTCCGGCTGCTAGTATCGAAAGTTTACAAGCGTCTGCAGGTGATGTGAAAATGCTTGGCCTTTCCGACAAAGCGATTGCACATATTGAGGAGAATTCAGGTTATCGGAGATTGACAATTCCTAAAGAAACCTATGATTTCCTTACAGAAGATATTGAAACCGTTACGGCATACGCGATTCTAATGGGCAATACGGATACAATCGACGAGGAGCTTGGCTATGAGATTGCTAAAAACATGATTGAAAGTGCAGGTGAAAATACACATGCGCAAGCGAAGCAAATGATCCTTGAAAATGCGCTTCGTGGATCGGAAGGGCTTTTAATTCATCCGGGAGCTAAAAGGTATTATGAAGAGCAAGGCTTGACGGTGGACAATAAAGTTGCAAAGCTTACAGCTGATGTCAGTAAACGCAAGAAAGAATTTATTCTTGGAACGGGTAGTCAAGGAGGTACGTATTATCCTCTCGGAGGAGAAATGGCCAATCTTTGGAACAAGTATATCGACGGAGTGAATGTGACGAATACGGAAACAGGTGCTTCGGTTGAGAACCTCTCGACGATCAGTGAGGGGCATATGGATCTGGGAATGTCTGTACACGTTCCTGCGCTACAAGCATTAAACGGGGAAGCGGAGTTTAAAGGGAACAAAGTGGAAAATGCGGCTTTCATCGGCCATATCTATCCAGAGGTTATCCAAATTGTTACGCGGGAAAAGACGAAGATTAAGAGCCTTGACGATGTGAAATAA
- a CDS encoding amidohydrolase, which yields MTVKAQIEQWFEHFHAHPEVSWQEVETTRQLAEILTGLGVKHHTFDDVTGVVAEIGEGDRIIAVRADIDALWQEVDGVYQANHSCGHDANISMVLGALRYLQQEALGSRIRFIFQPAEEKGNGANAMIERGAVDGVSHLFGVHLRPQEEIPFGKVAPAIHHGAAVFLEGRITGVDAHGARPHQGNNALDPLFAIAQFIKTIQFSPYEAYSAKLTKVQAGGDSLNIIPGTATFAIDARSQSNSVLNELQERITAGIEAIGKMHAVEIELIWSDYTPAAEVAEEAVAIATEAIVETVGEEAFSPAIITSGSDDFHFYTIHQPALKAAMIGIGADLAPGLHHPAMTFNREALDIGARVLSATLKKASYWKN from the coding sequence ATGACAGTGAAAGCGCAAATTGAGCAGTGGTTTGAGCATTTTCATGCGCATCCTGAAGTGAGTTGGCAAGAAGTAGAGACGACTAGGCAACTTGCCGAAATTTTAACGGGGCTTGGCGTCAAGCATCATACGTTTGACGATGTAACGGGTGTTGTTGCTGAAATCGGGGAAGGTGACCGAATCATTGCAGTGCGCGCCGATATCGATGCACTGTGGCAGGAAGTAGATGGTGTTTATCAAGCCAATCATTCATGTGGACATGATGCCAATATTTCTATGGTCTTGGGCGCACTTCGTTACTTACAGCAGGAAGCGCTTGGCAGTCGTATTCGCTTTATCTTCCAACCAGCAGAAGAAAAAGGCAATGGTGCCAATGCGATGATTGAGCGAGGAGCCGTAGATGGTGTGAGTCATCTATTTGGGGTGCATTTACGTCCGCAGGAAGAAATTCCATTTGGCAAAGTAGCACCGGCCATTCATCACGGAGCGGCGGTATTCCTTGAGGGGAGAATCACAGGTGTGGATGCCCACGGTGCTCGACCTCATCAAGGGAATAATGCACTCGATCCACTTTTTGCGATTGCACAGTTCATAAAAACCATTCAATTTTCACCGTATGAAGCATATTCAGCGAAACTCACAAAAGTGCAAGCGGGTGGCGATAGCCTCAATATTATCCCGGGAACGGCGACATTTGCCATTGACGCGCGTTCACAATCCAACTCCGTGTTGAATGAATTGCAGGAGCGCATTACAGCGGGCATCGAGGCTATTGGCAAGATGCATGCTGTGGAAATCGAATTGATCTGGAGTGATTATACGCCAGCTGCGGAAGTGGCAGAAGAAGCGGTGGCGATTGCGACTGAAGCGATAGTAGAAACGGTCGGGGAAGAAGCATTTTCGCCAGCTATCATTACATCAGGTAGTGATGATTTCCATTTTTACACGATTCATCAGCCGGCGTTGAAAGCTGCCATGATTGGGATTGGAGCGGATCTTGCGCCTGGGCTTCATCATCCAGCTATGACGTTTAACCGGGAAGCACTCGATATAGGTGCACGGGTGTTGTCAGCTACGTTGAAGAAAGCTTCTTATTGGAAAAACTAA
- a CDS encoding lipid II flippase MurJ: MSKMMKIVGAVAVINIVARLFGFLREVAISTQYGTTSTADAIVTAYTIPNFIYLVVGGGLTTAFISVYHSTKSDKMLYVRKSFTTTLVTAVSITVVLLIFTNPVLHLFFRNRSVEEYAMIRNLYLWMMPSSIILVLATWMSGALNINGKYNLSSMAVLLYNAAFVGIAVALTSTFGPQSYGIGAMFGAILMGGFLYAGLRKSKLYSLRPSFGMSDDVKRIWVIALPILFGGASLQFYILIHRIAADQFGDGMISAVNYASKLTSLPQAILMTAVTTVIYPLLSKKEGEGDNETIRKLYKKGMLYLVALLVPATAVAYFFAEPLISLVFERGEYTREDVLLTVPIFRAFALSMFFLAANTYITRFYYAKANSIVPVLFSIVSVLGINVAVIYLMKDAFGASSIAYGTAISAAANFVMLVVYARVKWKL; this comes from the coding sequence ATGAGCAAAATGATGAAGATTGTCGGAGCCGTTGCGGTCATTAATATCGTAGCGAGGCTATTTGGTTTCCTACGGGAAGTAGCAATCTCCACGCAATATGGGACAACGTCTACGGCGGATGCGATTGTCACGGCCTATACGATTCCGAATTTCATTTACCTCGTTGTAGGTGGTGGATTGACAACGGCCTTTATATCAGTCTATCATTCGACAAAATCGGATAAGATGTTGTACGTTCGGAAGTCTTTTACAACGACACTTGTTACGGCGGTGTCCATTACTGTTGTGTTACTGATTTTTACGAATCCGGTATTGCATTTGTTTTTTAGAAATCGCAGTGTTGAAGAGTACGCAATGATTCGTAATTTATATTTGTGGATGATGCCTTCTTCTATCATTCTCGTGTTAGCGACATGGATGAGTGGCGCGCTGAATATCAATGGCAAGTACAATCTATCGAGCATGGCTGTTTTGCTCTATAATGCGGCGTTTGTTGGTATTGCTGTAGCACTGACAAGCACTTTTGGACCGCAATCTTACGGGATTGGTGCGATGTTCGGCGCTATTTTAATGGGGGGCTTTCTATATGCAGGCCTTCGGAAATCCAAGCTTTATTCGTTGAGACCGTCTTTTGGAATGTCTGATGATGTCAAACGGATTTGGGTCATTGCATTGCCCATTTTATTCGGCGGAGCGTCGCTGCAGTTTTATATTTTAATTCACCGAATTGCGGCCGATCAGTTTGGGGACGGAATGATTTCGGCTGTCAACTATGCGTCCAAATTGACGAGTTTGCCACAGGCCATTTTAATGACGGCAGTGACAACGGTAATTTATCCTCTTTTGAGTAAAAAGGAAGGGGAGGGTGACAATGAAACCATCCGTAAGCTTTATAAAAAAGGAATGCTTTATTTAGTCGCGTTACTCGTACCAGCAACAGCTGTAGCTTATTTCTTTGCAGAGCCACTTATTAGTCTTGTTTTCGAACGCGGGGAATATACGCGAGAAGATGTGCTGCTAACCGTACCGATTTTCCGTGCATTTGCATTATCGATGTTCTTCCTTGCAGCGAATACCTATATTACCCGATTTTATTATGCCAAAGCTAATTCCATTGTGCCGGTTTTATTCAGTATAGTGAGTGTTTTGGGGATTAACGTCGCGGTGATTTATTTGATGAAGGATGCGTTTGGTGCTTCGTCGATTGCCTATGGGACGGCGATTAGTGCGGCGGCGAACTTTGTGATGCTTGTTGTTTATGCGAGGGTGAAGTGGAAGTTATAG